One genomic window of Rhizomicrobium sp. includes the following:
- the recF gene encoding DNA replication/repair protein RecF translates to MNTQPTQRPDGAASAFEATHARLAVTRLTLRNFRSYAEAELGVSGAPVVLAGPNGAGKTNLLDAISLLSPGRGLRGARLGEHVRRGPSAPSDALWAVAATVMRQGEAYEVGTGLTLGPNGGERRQVRLNGAPAQNSSELGELVQMLWLTPAMDRLFIEGASGRRKFLDRLVLGFDAGHARTTTRYETAMRERARLLKFGPRDPAWLDGLEAEMVEAGIAMAVSRAQTVERLNRALAARGEAGAFPSAQLALDGETDALLAELGDGAREALREKLARSRVRDAEAGRTTAGPHLTDLSVRHTAKRADARECSTGEQKALLISIVLADAWELSAARGGHAPLLLLDEIAAHLDVVRRAALFEEIAALGAQAWMTGTDLSLFAGLNGRADVFHVTDGQFARQE, encoded by the coding sequence TTGAACACCCAGCCGACACAGCGCCCGGACGGCGCGGCGTCCGCCTTTGAGGCAACGCACGCGCGGCTGGCGGTGACGCGCCTGACCTTGCGCAATTTCCGCTCCTATGCGGAAGCGGAGCTTGGCGTGAGCGGCGCACCCGTGGTGCTGGCGGGGCCGAACGGCGCCGGCAAGACCAACCTGCTCGATGCCATCTCGCTGCTGTCGCCCGGGCGCGGCCTGCGCGGCGCCAGGCTCGGCGAACATGTGCGGCGCGGGCCGTCGGCGCCGTCCGATGCGCTGTGGGCTGTGGCGGCGACCGTGATGCGCCAGGGCGAAGCGTACGAGGTCGGCACCGGACTGACGCTCGGGCCCAATGGCGGCGAGCGGCGGCAGGTGCGCCTCAACGGCGCGCCGGCGCAGAATTCATCCGAGCTCGGCGAGCTGGTGCAGATGCTGTGGCTGACGCCGGCGATGGACCGCCTCTTCATCGAGGGCGCGAGCGGGCGACGCAAATTCCTCGACCGGCTGGTGCTCGGCTTCGATGCCGGCCATGCGCGGACCACGACGCGCTACGAGACCGCGATGCGCGAGCGGGCGCGGCTGTTGAAATTCGGGCCGCGCGATCCGGCCTGGCTCGACGGGCTCGAAGCCGAGATGGTCGAGGCCGGCATCGCGATGGCGGTCTCGCGGGCGCAGACCGTCGAGCGGCTCAATCGCGCGCTGGCCGCACGGGGCGAAGCCGGGGCATTCCCCAGCGCGCAGCTTGCCCTCGACGGCGAGACCGATGCGCTGCTGGCCGAGCTCGGCGACGGCGCGCGGGAGGCCTTGCGCGAGAAACTCGCGCGGTCGCGGGTGCGCGACGCGGAAGCCGGGCGCACGACGGCCGGGCCGCATTTGACCGATCTTTCGGTGCGCCATACCGCCAAGCGGGCCGATGCGCGCGAATGTTCGACCGGCGAGCAGAAGGCCCTCCTGATCTCCATCGTGCTGGCCGATGCCTGGGAACTGTCCGCGGCGCGGGGCGGCCATGCGCCGCTGCTGCTGCTGGACGAGATCGCGGCGCATCTCGACGTCGTGCGCCGCGCGGCGCTGTTCGAGGAGATCGCGGCGCTGGGCGCGCAGGCCTGGATGACGGGGACCGACCTGTCGCTGTTCGCGGGCCTGAACGGCCGCGCGGACGTGTTCCACGTCACCGACGGCCAATTCGCCCGTCAGGAGTAG